TCCAGCATGGTGCCGATACCGCAGCCCACCTCCAGGACCTGAAGCGGGGCGAAGCCAGACCGGCCCCGAACCGCTTGTACCAGCCGGTCCCAAACGTGGCGGTTCAGGGAACGGTCATCCAGGGCTTTTTTAGAGGCGAGATAGCGGATATAACTTGAAACTGCCGGATTGGACATGAGTTTTGCCATGTGTCCTTGCGAATACTGCAAATCAACTTTTTATATGCGAGCGCTAAAGGGATTCCATCTTTATCCCCTCTCCCCCGATGGGGGAGAGGGTTAGGGTGAGGGGGAAGTAATCTCTTTCCACCCCGAATAATAACTTATTGATTTTTTAAAATTTAATCATCAAAAACCAAAACCAGTTTTATACCAAAAGACGCTGCAGAAAGCCCCGAACCCGGGCGGCGCTCTCGTCCCACGTGGGGTGTGCGGCGGCCCGGCGCTGCGCCATCAGACTCATTTCCAACAACCGCTGGCGATCCGTCATCAAAGTCTTCAAACCTTGGGCCAGCGCGGCGGCATCGCCCGGGTCCACCAGAAAGCCGTTTTGCCCATCCGTGATAATCTCTTTGGCGGCGCCGGCCGTGGAGGCGATGGCCGGCAGGCCGAAATGCATGCCCTCCAGGTAGACCATGCCGAAACCTTCATACGACGACGGTACCGCCAGGACGTGGCTGGCCGCGCACCGGGCCGCCAGTTCCCGGGCGGGCAGAGCCCCCAGCAAGGCTACCCGGGATGCTAAACCTAACTCCTCGATCTGGCGGCGGATAGACTGGACATAAGCCGTATCCATATCCGGGCTGCCGGCCGCCGTCAGCCGCCAACAGTCACCTTCGATCTGCGCCAAAGCCGTCAAGAGGGTGTGCAGCTCTTTGCGGGGAATCAGGTTGCCCACAAACAAAATTTGTAAAGGGCCGGGGACCGCGGCCCGGGCCATGATCTCCCCGGGGGTGATAGTGCCGGGCAGACCGTCCCGGCCGGGCGCTGCCACCACCAAGGGCAGGTTAAGGCCCACCAAATCCTCCACGTCCTTTCTGGTGGTGCGGCTGACGCAGATAAAGCCGTCCACGGAGGCCAGATAACGTTTTTCTATCACCCGGTAGAGCCGGTTGTGCAGCGCGGAGCGGGGCTCCCGGCAGCGCAGGTGGTGCACGATGGCCACGATGGGGTAGGTAATTCCGGGACGCAGGCGTCGGTTGAGCCAGAAACAGGAGGGGTGGACCAGTTCATCTTGTAAGAGGACGTCGAATGAGGCCTTCTGCAGACGGCGTTTGAGCCCAACGTTCAGGTTGTCCAGCAGGCTGCGGCCGTAAGCGCGCCAGGGCAGGGCGATGACCTCCACCCGGTCACCCTGTTCCGTGAGATAATGCACCATATGGCGGTCATAGATGAAGCCCCCGGAGATGGTCGAAAGACTGCCATAAATGAGCAGGCCCACATACACTAACGTT
This genomic window from Desulfobaccales bacterium contains:
- a CDS encoding glycosyltransferase family 4 protein, translated to MGLLIYGSLSTISGGFIYDRHMVHYLTEQGDRVEVIALPWRAYGRSLLDNLNVGLKRRLQKASFDVLLQDELVHPSCFWLNRRLRPGITYPIVAIVHHLRCREPRSALHNRLYRVIEKRYLASVDGFICVSRTTRKDVEDLVGLNLPLVVAAPGRDGLPGTITPGEIMARAAVPGPLQILFVGNLIPRKELHTLLTALAQIEGDCWRLTAAGSPDMDTAYVQSIRRQIEELGLASRVALLGALPARELAARCAASHVLAVPSSYEGFGMVYLEGMHFGLPAIASTAGAAKEIITDGQNGFLVDPGDAAALAQGLKTLMTDRQRLLEMSLMAQRRAAAHPTWDESAARVRGFLQRLLV